Proteins from a genomic interval of Chroococcidiopsis thermalis PCC 7203:
- a CDS encoding glycosyltransferase family 2 protein yields MTKVSVIVLVYKSEPYIAATIHSVLAQTYKNFEILVIDDGSPDRSVQICQQFDDPRIRIIRQENRGVPAARNTGIRHAKGEYIAFLDGDDLWLPQKLEKQIAHLESSPFVGMSFCRSSFIDECGKCLGTYQMPKLKGINLSYLIRCNPIGNGSAGVIRRKVLEDIKFTHQQHGNFEDRYFDEQFRISGGETDFLLRILIQTQWKIEGIPAALTLYRVNSGGMTANLLKRLESASQEIEKTRLYAPELNLRWRGVIKSYYIRYLARSAVRFRKGKTAVKLIHLALANYGKLIFEEPYRTLSTLIAAYLLLLLPQELYNRIETLAIKAIGTIQERKIKQDTLNIRH; encoded by the coding sequence ATGACAAAAGTTTCTGTTATTGTTTTGGTTTACAAGAGTGAGCCATATATTGCAGCGACAATTCATTCAGTGTTGGCACAGACTTACAAAAACTTTGAAATTCTAGTCATTGATGACGGTTCGCCCGATCGCAGTGTACAAATCTGTCAGCAATTTGACGATCCGAGAATTAGAATTATTCGTCAAGAAAATCGCGGCGTACCAGCGGCACGAAACACGGGAATTCGTCATGCAAAAGGAGAATATATCGCCTTTTTAGATGGAGACGATTTGTGGCTGCCGCAAAAATTAGAAAAACAAATCGCGCATTTAGAATCATCTCCTTTTGTTGGCATGAGTTTTTGTCGTTCTAGTTTTATCGATGAATGTGGTAAGTGTTTAGGAACTTATCAAATGCCAAAACTAAAAGGAATTAACTTATCATATCTAATTCGTTGTAATCCAATTGGAAATGGTTCGGCAGGAGTCATACGTCGTAAAGTTTTAGAAGATATCAAATTTACGCATCAACAACATGGCAATTTTGAAGATCGCTATTTTGACGAACAATTTAGGATATCGGGAGGAGAAACCGATTTTTTACTACGGATTCTGATTCAAACTCAATGGAAAATTGAAGGTATTCCCGCAGCTTTGACGCTATATAGAGTCAATTCTGGAGGGATGACAGCAAACTTATTGAAGCGGTTAGAATCTGCCAGCCAAGAAATTGAAAAAACTCGTTTGTACGCCCCAGAATTAAACTTGCGTTGGCGGGGAGTAATAAAATCTTATTACATCAGGTATTTAGCCCGCAGTGCCGTCCGGTTTCGGAAAGGAAAAACAGCTGTTAAATTAATTCATCTAGCTTTAGCTAATTATGGGAAATTAATATTTGAGGAACCCTATAGAACTCTCTCAACCCTAATAGCCGCTTACTTGCTCCTGCTACTACCGCAAGA